AGTGTGCCGCGGAGTAGTATCGTTGACAACAGGGTGCGTCGCAAGATGTGTACCCAGATGGAGCCCGTAGAGGGGTCATCTCCAGCAGTGAGGAAAGGAATAGAGACAGATATGTGGAAACCGAATCAGCCGGGAAGCAATAGCCCCTCCACCCCAGAACCGTCGCGGCCGACTCCGCCATCGCCGAGCTACGAGGCTCCGCGTGCGGCAGCACCCAGCACGACCAATGCCGCTCCTGGAACGGGCGAACAGGCGACGATCGGCAAATCGCTGGTTGTTAAGGGCGAGGTAACAGGTTCTGAGTCACTGTACATCGACGGCAAGGTGGAAGGAGCGATCAACCTTCCGGGCAACCGCGTTACCGTAGGGCGGAATGGCCAGGTGGCGGCGAACATTGTCGCTCGCGAAGTCGTGGTGCTGGGCAAGGTGCGTGGCAACTGCCAGGCCAGCGACCGCGTGGATATCCGCA
This portion of the Edaphobacter sp. 4G125 genome encodes:
- a CDS encoding bactofilin family protein, whose protein sequence is MWKPNQPGSNSPSTPEPSRPTPPSPSYEAPRAAAPSTTNAAPGTGEQATIGKSLVVKGEVTGSESLYIDGKVEGAINLPGNRVTVGRNGQVAANIVAREVVVLGKVRGNCQASDRVDIRSEGSLTGDVIAARISIEDGAFFKGGIDIRKPGGTDLKGGTAQAASTTEPAAVQA